Proteins from a genomic interval of Staphylococcus debuckii:
- the nrdD gene encoding anaerobic ribonucleoside-triphosphate reductase: MFKIEESLSNLINKDPTVINENANKDSETFTTMRDLTAGVVSKSYALEKLLPKHVAAAHQSGDIHFHDLDYHPFQPLTNCCLIDIKGMLEHGFEIGNAQVDSPKSIQTATAQIVQIIANVSSSQYGGCTVDRIDEILSQYAELNAEKHRKMAEQFVYPDQLDTYVNQQTEKDIQDAMQSLEYEINTLYTSNGQTPFVTLGFGLGTDKYSRMIQKAILRTRIQGLGHHHVTAIFPKLVFSIKKGVNFAPGDPNYDVKRLALDCSTKRMYPDILNYDKTVEILGDFKAPMGCRSFLPAWKNAQGELENSGRMNLGVVTLNVPRIAIETSGDLAAFWRLLDERMELIHDALAYRIERLKDAVPNNAPILYKSGAFHQRLTETDDVMALFKHQRATISIGYIGLYEAATVFYGPNWETNPEAKTFTLDILRRMKDFQKQWTAQYDIFFSLYSTPSESLTDRFCRLDCERFGLIPNITDKGYYQNSFHYDVRKAVSPFEKLDFEKDYPFLASGGYIHYCEYPKLTHNTKALEAVWDYAYDKVSYLGTNTPIDKCYECGFEGEFNTTAKSYTCPTCGNHNPETVDVVKRTCGYLGNPVQRPTIEGRQKEITARVKHLKDKG, encoded by the coding sequence ATGTTTAAAATTGAAGAAAGCCTAAGCAACTTAATCAATAAAGATCCGACTGTTATTAATGAAAATGCTAATAAAGACAGTGAAACCTTTACAACGATGCGTGATTTAACGGCGGGGGTCGTTTCAAAATCTTACGCATTAGAAAAATTATTGCCGAAACATGTAGCGGCTGCACATCAATCTGGCGATATTCACTTTCATGATTTAGATTATCATCCATTTCAACCTTTAACGAATTGTTGTTTGATAGATATTAAAGGAATGTTAGAACACGGCTTTGAAATCGGAAATGCACAAGTCGATTCTCCGAAATCTATTCAAACTGCGACTGCACAGATTGTCCAAATTATTGCAAATGTGTCCAGCAGTCAGTACGGCGGATGTACAGTGGACCGAATTGATGAGATTTTAAGTCAATATGCGGAATTAAACGCCGAGAAACATCGTAAAATGGCTGAACAGTTTGTCTACCCTGATCAATTGGATACATATGTGAACCAACAAACTGAGAAGGATATTCAAGATGCGATGCAAAGTTTAGAATATGAAATTAATACGCTGTATACTTCTAATGGTCAAACACCTTTTGTAACCTTAGGCTTTGGTCTAGGTACTGATAAATATAGCCGAATGATTCAGAAGGCTATCTTGCGCACGCGTATTCAAGGTTTGGGGCACCATCATGTGACAGCCATCTTTCCAAAGCTTGTCTTTTCCATCAAAAAAGGAGTTAATTTCGCACCGGGAGACCCGAATTATGATGTGAAGCGGTTGGCGTTGGATTGTTCAACGAAGCGGATGTATCCGGATATTTTGAATTATGATAAGACGGTGGAAATTTTAGGTGATTTCAAGGCGCCGATGGGTTGTCGTTCTTTCTTGCCGGCATGGAAGAATGCGCAAGGGGAGCTTGAGAATAGCGGGCGTATGAATTTAGGTGTGGTAACGTTGAATGTGCCACGGATTGCGATTGAAACGAGCGGAGATTTAGCAGCGTTCTGGCGTTTGTTAGATGAGCGCATGGAATTGATTCATGATGCGTTGGCTTATCGTATTGAGCGATTGAAAGATGCGGTGCCGAACAATGCGCCTATATTGTATAAGAGCGGTGCGTTTCATCAGCGTTTAACTGAAACGGATGATGTGATGGCGTTGTTTAAACATCAACGGGCAACGATTTCCATTGGTTATATCGGCTTGTATGAAGCGGCCACTGTATTTTACGGTCCTAATTGGGAAACAAATCCTGAAGCGAAAACTTTTACTTTAGATATATTGCGTCGCATGAAGGATTTTCAAAAACAGTGGACAGCACAATATGACATTTTCTTCAGTCTTTATAGTACACCGAGTGAATCGTTGACTGATCGTTTCTGTCGTTTGGATTGTGAACGTTTTGGCTTGATTCCGAATATCACAGATAAAGGGTATTATCAGAATTCATTTCATTATGATGTACGTAAAGCTGTTTCTCCTTTTGAAAAGCTGGATTTTGAAAAGGATTACCCGTTTTTGGCAAGCGGCGGCTATATTCATTATTGCGAGTATCCAAAATTGACGCATAATACGAAGGCGTTGGAAGCGGTTTGGGACTATGCGTATGATAAAGTCAGTTATCTTGGGACTAATACGCCTATTGATAAATGTTATGAATGCGGCTTTGAAGGTGAATTTAATACGACAGCTAAAAGTTATACGTGTCCAACTTGCGGTAATCATAATCCTGAAACGGTAGATGTGGTGAAACGTACTTGCGGCTACTTAGGCAACCCGGTGCAAAGACCGACAATCGAAGGACGCCAAAAAGAAATTACTGCACGCGTCAAACATCTGAAAGATAAGGGATGA
- the fni gene encoding type 2 isopentenyl-diphosphate Delta-isomerase, protein MSDSKREQRKDDHVKIAMAQNDPQLTDFDKVRFVHHSIPSIDVDQVDLSVNLSDFSMSAPLYINAMTGGSEWTKQINEKLAVVARETGLAIAVGSTHAALRNSKMASSFDIVRKTNPKGIIFSNVGADVPADLAKQSVEMLEANALQVHVNSPQELVMPEGNRTFSNWMDNLSEIVQTVDVPVIVKEVGFGMSRELIQDLREIGIRYVDVSGRGGTNFVNIENERRQLKDMSYLKNWGQSTVESLLESKNLQNQVTVFASGGVRNPLDAIKCLALGAEAVGMSRPFLEQVESNGIAQTVEFVEEFIEQMKKIAVMVNASDIEALHHTDVVLDTTLRSWIEQRGLDQ, encoded by the coding sequence TAGCGATGGCGCAAAATGATCCGCAACTGACGGATTTCGATAAAGTCAGATTCGTGCACCATTCTATTCCGAGTATAGATGTTGATCAAGTCGATTTATCAGTAAATTTGTCGGACTTTTCAATGTCTGCACCGCTATATATCAATGCGATGACTGGAGGCAGTGAATGGACGAAACAAATTAATGAGAAGTTAGCCGTAGTAGCACGTGAAACTGGGCTGGCTATCGCTGTAGGTTCAACCCATGCTGCGTTACGTAACAGTAAAATGGCAAGCTCTTTCGATATCGTTCGCAAAACGAATCCAAAGGGTATTATTTTTAGTAATGTAGGAGCTGATGTGCCAGCTGATTTAGCCAAGCAGTCAGTGGAAATGTTAGAGGCGAACGCATTGCAAGTGCACGTCAATTCTCCGCAAGAACTCGTAATGCCTGAAGGAAATCGAACGTTCTCAAATTGGATGGACAATTTAAGTGAGATAGTGCAAACAGTTGATGTTCCAGTTATCGTAAAAGAAGTCGGTTTCGGAATGAGCCGCGAACTGATTCAAGATTTAAGAGAAATCGGTATCCGTTATGTGGATGTAAGTGGCAGAGGCGGTACAAACTTTGTAAATATTGAAAATGAAAGACGCCAACTGAAAGACATGTCTTATCTGAAGAATTGGGGTCAATCGACAGTAGAATCTTTATTAGAAAGTAAAAATCTGCAAAACCAAGTTACTGTATTTGCTAGCGGTGGAGTGAGAAATCCACTTGATGCGATTAAGTGTCTGGCTTTGGGAGCAGAAGCAGTCGGTATGTCTCGCCCGTTCTTAGAACAAGTCGAATCCAATGGTATTGCACAAACTGTAGAGTTTGTAGAAGAATTCATTGAACAAATGAAGAAAATTGCAGTTATGGTCAATGCATCTGATATTGAAGCATTGCATCATACTGATGTAGTCTTAGATACAACATTAAGATCATGGATCGAGCAACGCGGCTTAGATCAATAA